aaataactaaggaaagaCTGTCCTAAGGAGGGTCTGCACAAAGCCAGTTAGCTTTCAGTGAGTTCTGGTTATAGCaaagggcaaggaaagaagaggagctgaaaaacaaggaaattaaagttattttagggaaaaaagttacTTATATGAGCTCCAGAGACCACTCAGCCTGCTGCCATATCAATCCATGGATTACAATGGATTGTTGgtaagcaagacaagaaaaaaaggaagaaacaaaaatgaagagattgtTCCTTACTGAACTCTTCTCAAATGAGATCAAGGAATTATGGTTAAATGCCACAGCTGTAAATCATTTCTGCTCCTAGAGTGGTCAGATAGGGCTTATGATATTTCTCgcttttttcagacataatttaggtctgagaaaaaccttttgtgtcctccaatctcaaatcttcttggggatggaagtccaaatttactctgacatactataaaaagaatctcaagagcagagggcaaactaatttataatatatgaattatgtccagtgttattttaaatagattttaaactaaaatatataaataaagtttcactgatcaatacaattctgggttctgaaacctctacatgtcacatgcctgctgtgtaacacacaatgtcagcccaggagaaagaaaacactccaatgAAGTAAGCGAAAGAAACAAGATTCAAACTCGATAAAGCCATGTTAGACTAGGAGTTTTCAgttctttcctattcttttgAAGCTTCTACCTTGTGAATAATAACATGTCTCCCTTGTCCTAGACACCCAAGAGTATGACTTCTCTCCTGGGCATAAGAATCTCTAGAATTATATATGGTAGTAAAGAGTGGACCCAGCTGACATGCTCACAGTGACCAAActgtactgactgactgaagctgaCACAGGGCTCCACTATGAAGCTGCAATAagtgatgtgtttgctttctCAACATGAATGAGCTGCCTTACTGAACACACTCCAGGAAGGCCACAGAAACAGGCTTCTAATCCATACAGAATAATGCACTGGTAAATTTCTTTCAGGAAAGCCCATGATTTATCTAGACTATCATCTTTACATATCTGGATCCTTCAAACTATACCAAAGGGAAAACCTCCGCTGGTGCTATGCTGACAACTGGTGGTCCTTAACCTGCCTCTTCTGAGGTCAGAACCCAACGCAGCAGGTGATCAATTCATGaattgagcaaaagaaaacctacagggtAGGATATAGACTCATTATAGGTATGACACTTAGGGCTAAGTGCCATAAGGAGGACAAGAAAAGAACAGTAACACGTGAAGCATGTATGGCGGGGAGGCACCACAGCCCAGAGCAGGTTTGGGTCACATCCTGGCTAAGCCATTACCATCTGCACACCCTGAAGAACAGTCTAAGATTTAACTGTTGTaccaaatttctaaaaagaagtgaagaaagaggcTTACCCGCCAGAAAAGGACGTGGTGGGGTGCAGCACCTGGCCAGGTGAGGGCTCTGCATTCCGGCTGGTGATGATGGCAGAGGAGCCGCGGCGGAGAAGgtgctcctggctcctggcctcgcagagaagctggagaggtccccacaggtgctggaccacccccgggagggtgggtggctcctgcagtcagctttgcacaggtctctgagacccaggcagggaagggccggcagatacacacgcaggcaccaagggggctgcatgatgaggagctagatgggatgagctctggagaaggaggccCCCACGGTCCTGAAGACTCTCTGCACGGTGGCCCATCTGGTGCCAAATGCCTGCCACCCACAGTGGGAGGTCTCAGCGGCTAGAGAGTCCGGGAGGGGTCATGCACTGGGCCCCGCCCTTTGCCCCGGAATTTACAGTTTCTCTGTGACACGTATACCATGGACGAGTCACAATTGCCAGGCTGagtcctcctctctccagggcgTGTTTGACCACGAGAGGAGTAAGAAGCTAGGGAGACGCTCTCCCAGTTTCACATTCTATTCTCGGGTTATTTGGCGCACAATCTGTCCTATACGGGCAATTTACTGTGTAAACTTCTGTCTGTGCTCTGCCGCCGGCGCCCGCTGGGCCGGCGCTCACTGGTTTTGCGCCCTCGGGGTGCCACCACATCTGGCCGGGGTCACCCCCGCCGCCCCAGCTCCTGCTTTACAACCTGGTCGCAGGCTGCTCAACCAGGATCCAGTGCCCTCATCGTCCGGGTTTTACAGCATGTCGAAAAGGTGGTACCCAATCCAGCAGGCTGGGTACTCCCATGTGGGCGGGCTACCCCTGGCGAACTTGAGGGAGCGGCCGAAGCAGCAGCCCGTCCTGTCCACTCGTAATTCCATGATGTTCGGACCTTCGAGAACCGTCAGAATTCCTCCACCGGGGCGCAAAATTACTCTCCTGCGTTCACTCCCTGAGCTACCTGTTCAGGTAGCCAAGGCTGGGAAGCCGGTACCAACCAGTCACCGCCCACTTCCTCGCGCAAAGGAGAGTAAggccatggtccaggaagatcaaagggaaggcgtgacagaggaggaaggtcaCACAGAGGCCGAAGGAGAGGACAACGGAAAGATGAGTCCGGACCGCAGCGGGGCTATGACAATGACACCTAGGCCCCAGGAGACCGGcgggctcctcccgcccctccactgccctcccGAGCCTCCAAACCTCCTTCCGGGGCACCCAGGAGGCAACTTCAGTGAGAAAGCCCAGGTGTCTCGGATGAAGCCTTCCTCCCAAAGCCCCGCCATCTGCTCAGACGGCACTGCTGGAGACGGCCGGCCTCCCTCGCAGCCTGGCCCCCTGGCCACGGTGCTCTCTGCCCCAAGTCCGCGCTGCAGCCTGCTGCCCGAGAGGCCAGGAGAACTGGTGCTGGGTGAAGACCACCAACCCggctgcccagagtcaccgaTGTCCGGGAAGGTGCTGCAGCGTGAGCCACCTTCAGACACCCCGCGGAGAAGCTCTTCTCCCCTGGGAGCCGCCGGCAGTGGGCGCCCCCGCAAGAGGACGATGCCCCCGCCGCTTTTTCTGCCACTGCCGCCACTGCTGCCGCCACTGCCGCTGCCCTGGGGTCGCAGTGACCTTCCCCCGCCTCCGAAGCTTCCAGCCATGATTCGCGCCAAAACCCGGGGCACCCTGAAACAAAACAGGGACCGTCAGAGGAACAGAATCCTGAGGGATGCAAGGAAGGCCATGCGACGCCGCAGCGCCGCCCCGcctgccccagggaccacaggctccctgcctccggtCAGTCACACGTTGCAGGTCCCTCCTACCACCACCAACTTGGCCGACCTGTCCTCCAGATTCCCCAATCTGGCTGGCCTTCCACCTTGCCTGACACCTTATATGGATCGGGTGGCAAGACACACAGCCCCCGTGGACTCTCATTCTGCTAGTCCTGCAGATGCTCTGCCTCCAGTTTCCAATCCCACTGTGGGAACTACCCTCAAGGAGGATGCCGGCACTGCGTGTGCAGTCAGAGCAACACCACCTTCTATTTCTGACCTCTCCACACCCCTGAGCACCCCAaccctccccttccagccaccctccgacaaaaatgaatccccaacacccatgtgtgtagattctccccctccctcatacTTACTCACCCCTCTTCCAGACCGTCCCATCGCTCCCCCTGCTACAACTTCTACTGGAGTCCCTTTTACCACCACAGTCACAGCATCTCCAAGTGtaaccttcctgtctccttcagatcaggACGTCACTGACATGGACACTACTCCCCCGGCTCATGCTGTAACCTTTCAGTCTCCCCCAGGTATTGGGGTGGAGCAGATACGCACTGCAGGGAGACCAGACACCACCAGCGCCATTTGTGCCAATggtctcctgccctgcttcaatctttaaCTATGCCTTTCACTCCCAAACCAACCCTCACCCTACATTTGCAGCCACTGATGGGCAGCAGAGAGCCTCTGTTTTTCCCaagcccccatctggggctccggctgccatcttccccgggcccccacctgggggtcaggctgtcgtcttccgcgggcccccacccggaggtcaggctgccgcctttcccgggcccccatctggggctccggctgccgtctTCCCCGGGCCATCACCTGgatatcaggctgccgcctttcccgggccctcatctggggctccgactgccatcttccccgggcccccacctgggggtcaggctgtcgtcttccgcGGGCACACACCcggaggtcaggctgccgcctttcccgggcccccacctgggggtcaggctgccgcctttcccgggcccccatctggggctccggctgccgccttccccgggcccccacctgggggtcaggctgccgcctttcccgggccctcatctggggctccggctggcgccttccccgggcccccacctgggggtcaggctgtcgtcttccgcGGGCCCACACCCGGagatcaggctgccgcctttcccaggcccccacctgggggtcaggctgccgcctttcccgggcccccatctggggctctggctggcgccttccccgggcccccacctgggggtcaggctgtcgacttccccgggcccccactcggaggtcaggctgccgccttccccgggcccccacctgggggtcaggctgctgcctttcccgggccctcatcttgGGCTCCGGCTGCCATCTTCCCCGGGCCCcgacctgggggtcaggctgtcgtcttcccTTGGCCCCCACATGgttatcaggctgccgcctttcccgggcccccacctggggatccggctgccgcctttcccgggcccccacttgggggtcaggctgctaccTTTCctgggccctcatctggggctccggctggcgccttccccgggcccccatctggggctccggctgccgcctttcccgggccccgaCCTGGGACTCTGGTTAATGTCTCCCTTGGAACCCCATCTACGGCCTTGGGTCCTGTCTTCCCCGGCCCCACTGTGTAGGACTCCAGCCAgtgtcttccccatccctccatctaGGGTTCTGCCCACTCTCTCCCCTAGCCCCCCATCTACAGTTTTGGTCCTGTCTTCCCTGGCCCCCTCTCTAGGGCTTTGGCTCTTTCCCTCAGTCCCCAAATTATGGCTTtaggtcctgcctcccccagccccccatctaTTGCTTCAGCTCCTATTTTCCCCAAACCCCCATCTATGGCTtcggctcctgcctcccccagccccccacctatgGCTTCGGCAGTTATCTATGCTTCAGCAGTCAGCATCTCTACAGATGTCAAACCAGTCTTTGACATCAAAGCTATGGATGCACCTCctcctcagactttactttctagtCTACCTCTGACTCCAAGGAGAACCACTACTCATACCACATGGCTCTTCCTGGTTCTGAGAACACAGCACCCAGTGGCAGCGATGCCTGGACCCGAGCCTCGACTTATTTACCTGTGGACGTGGTCAACAGAGGTACCCATGTTTCAAGTGAAGCTTGAAACCCAGAACTCaacattgaacccacatctggggCCAACAATAGGAAGAAGCCTAACAAGTCTATTCCACTGGGAAACCCATTAGCCCTAGCACAAGATGAAAAGCTAACCTCTTCTGCAGTCCAGCCACCCAGAGGAAGGATAATGGATTCAGGTTTACCAGATCCCctgtcttccaccaccaccatcaacatgcaGCCGCCCTCTGTCTACAGCTCAGGTATTTTCCCCAGGGATGTATCTGCTACTTCTGGTTTTGGAATGGATACCACAGTGCCCAGTACTGGAGACAGTAGCTTGCTGTCTTGCTAGTACCACATGAGGCCCACTGTTGATGGGGCTGCAGCCTCTATGGCTGGTGGGAGGTTTGGGTTGGTGTGAATGCCCTAGGCCTCACTGATTCAGAAGCATCTGGCCCACCTCACTTTTGCACAGAACTGTGTGGGACACCCAGCACCACCTGTGTTCCTACTGTGGCCAGATCACCTTGGGCTCATCTCACTGCAGCTGGCTGCTGCAGTAGGAACAGCAAGCCCCCATCCCAGCATCCGGGCACATATCTGGTTCCAACTTGAATCCAAAcgcctggggtctccttcagccAAGTCCAGGTGGTAGAGTCACGGCAGGGGAAACCACCATCCTTATGGTTAGAGGTCGGGGTGTTACCACTTCCCATCACTGCACCCAGGACCCACATGAGTGTAGACAATCTACAGTTacaaatcccatcaccatgaagaagaaatttgtgtcaagggacaagtcaatttcaacttttcactagaACAACACTGCATCCATTGGATTTCCAAGTGTGAGACCCACCCCTGGCTTGAAACCCACTAGAAGTTCCACCTGACTTCCAAACACAAGGGGTCCACCTGTCCAAGATCCAAGTGGTGGTGGTATAGGAGGGAATGTCATCATTCCCAGGAATGGAGGACCTGGTATCCACACTTCCCATCAGTACAACTGGGACCCACCTGGCCAATACACCATGGGTGAACACATGGAAGGAGCCACATCTCATCTCGGATGGGAGGCCCCAGTGTCAGCACCTGCCACTGGGCTCGGAACTCatatatgcaaagcacagagCGGGTGACGGGGGCCAGCACCTCACCCGCTGTGACTGGGTACACTTCTGCTGTCCCATTCACAcaaagcacccaggcctccccagcccaaaCCCACGTAGTAGGATGGGGGATAGCaccatatatatttagagaggaaCGTCTGAACTCAGAACTCCTGGGACCCCAACTCAGGGCACCCCTCTGACTTTGGAGGAGCACGATGATGCGTTTAGCAGCAATGAGCCAAAGGACCACACGCTCAGCGATATGCACGAGtaggtgtgtgttgtatgtgcatgggtgaggaaggtgggtgtgtgtgtcatgCAGGCTGAGAAGTATCTGAGCCCAGTTCAGAACTACATACCAGAATTGAGAAGTTCCATGTGGAAGATGGAAAGTAATCTGCATGTATCATCCACTATGCCATCCCTGGTTTGACTGTAAACTTGGCCGACCCAAACTTCTGGATATTTTCCCTACACTTGGAACTGGCAAGTTCTACAGCTGTCTttagctgcttcctctccccctacccatttgcctcaatggacacttatctttcccagctttatggacaaatatgtatataggtaatttatatataagtaaaaacttattcctgttaatctactactgtttgtgtgtctttacccattggtatatatgagtcatgatgtgttgaggcagacttaaggttgcaaaattttctgggtcccagtgactgggttgtggagctaggcatacattatgaccatgtgtgctgacttctgaaatctgctttgagtgtaaggagtgacagtccaggaagaactaaggtccagaggagggagagacagggcagctcatccttacttctctatgtctctctctctccccctgcaccactcgaaccacaccagaggccagacaatccctgatgtgtgaagaggaaacacactttatggttttcgtttttgaaaacgtttaaatgtctcttttgtgCATCTTTTGATCCAATTGAAACTTAGGCCAGTCATCTTTGTATGTTCCCACTTCACCCAGAGAGGATGGACTTTGTATCCAGGTTCATGtgtctggagaaacaaaggaagagtccatgcctgctctgtaattgttgaaaatttaagtttacttcaagttgatcatactgcttaaagtatcagaaaagattctcttcaataactggcTTGGCTCTGAGATAGGCTGCTAAAATACCAAACATAAGAGGTATAACTGTCCAGTTCTTGCAGACCCTAGAGTTTTGCTGGGCCTCCAGGAGGTTCAATAAAGGCAAAACTCCTGACTCTCTGTAGCCTATCCTGTAGTCagaggggagaacagaaatcagtgtaaattatctgacaagttggtggtgtggtttagttgctaagttgtgtcagactctttgcaaccccagggactgtagcccacctgtaggctcctctgtccacaggattttccaggcaaggatactggagcgggttgccatttccttctccagggggtcttcctgacccagagatcgggccaggtctcctgcattacaggtggattctttactgactgagcctccagggaagcctagtaacaAATGCAACAGAGATTGAGCAGTGTATGGGCAGAGAAACAAGGTGTTCCAGTTAAACAGTAGAACAGGATAAGTCTTACTGGGAAGGTGGAGTTTGAACAGTGTAGCGGGAGGGAACTGAATCAGATACCTGAGGAAAAAGCATTCCAGATAATGGGAATAACCTCTCCAAGGCCCAGAAGAAGGACACCAATGTCCTAAGGGAAAAGCTAGTAAATAATGCGGCTGGAATAAAGtcagaaagtgggaagggagaagagaagaggaaaggaggatggagaagatgtggattGAATTGTGGCATCATCATTTATTGATTGTGTGATCACAAAGTTAATTCAACCTTCAAACGTTTCAGtgaaatcagtgattttcctATGGCCAATTTACCTCACACGAGTTTTGGAAGGATAAAATAACACAGTGAAATGAATTATAAGCCACTGTTATTATTCTACACataaagacagatagacagacagatatagagagttaagacaatttttttgtccccctccacagattcatatattgaagccctatccccttatgtgtgatggaattaggagatggagtttttaggaggtaactaggtttagaagaggccatgagggtagagctgtcatgataggattagctcttataagaaacagaaaaaacacgaaagctttctctctccaccatgtgaggaggacacaccaaggagatggccatctacaagccaaaaatggaggactcacctggaagtgtttctgccttgctcttaagacttcccagaagtgtgaaatgtctcttgtttaagccacttagtctatgctattctgttatagcagcctgagcagactaatacaggcaggtgagtagggaaaggataactgatagctacatagatggagatagagcatgcatatgtatgcttaatgaattacttcaaatgtcctcaccaggcaattcaaataggagattctcattttaaagggagcataaaagtgcttgctttcatgaagtatacagatggaaaaatactgcagcctaaaaatgcacagcactgagcctaatgcaacatttctgagattagtcctgcaaaacaaagaacaccaTCACAGAGAGGCCGACAGCCTCCTCCCGGCACCCTGCCGCCTGATTCATTTACTCCAAGTTGTTCCTCACGACTCCAGAGGATCAAAGCTCctgttgcctgacttcagacactcTCCTTCCCTACCAGAAGCAGGGTTGAAATAGTTTGCTTCTAATAGTTCCACACCTTCTCTCGGCCATGCAGGACAACATCACCAGggacaatttttaacttttaaaatttataatgcttttcattaaaaaacaaaaatccttcaaagCTGAAAAGAACAATTCTGATAAGGCAAGCACTGAGCAAATGTATGAGttataaagatgattttgaatttcatgttttaatgcatttacacagttgaagctacatctaaataaatggaaatattgttatgaaaatactatgtggacatgatagcatctcaaatacagaaattcaaCTTTTCTAACCCCAGTTCCCCTCTCCAGAGACAGTTTTTGGCCACAGGAATGTTGCCCCCATAATTCTAGACATTATGTTTATCTGCTGTATCCATTGTAGATCCATTTTAGCACCCTAGCATGAGGCAGGAAGATAAACTCCTACCCGCACTACTTctcatccctcttccctccaatacatcatattcatttcatcacttctgctgcctctcttctgtAATGCCATGCAATTTTTCCTGGCTTTTATTGAAGGGAGAAGTAGTAGCCTAGTGGCTGAAAGCcttggttctggagatggaccaCTTGGCTTGGAAGCTTTGCTCTTCAGTATATTAGCTCTGCAATCCTGAGCAATTTACTCaaccttcctgggcctctgtttcctcacctgtatgatGAGGAACTGGATGATAACCACCACTGCGTGGAGTTGCTCGTGATGATGCAAATAATAACACATCTGCAGCCTTCAATGTCCAACACACAGAAGCTCTCAAGAAATATTAGCTATAGGACATAGCTACAGTACTCACTTTCACTctaatctcatcattttctttatgcctGAGACTGCTTGTGCCCCCAGTTCTGTCTTTCCCCTTGTACAGCTCACCTTTGGTCAAGAGCATGTTTGCTTTGTTTACCTGTGATGATAATATTTACAATTTGTTATGCAATCACAACAAAGTGTCCTGTGCTTTATTTACAGGCTGATGCGATGGGTTGAAAACCAGTAAGTTAAATTAACTAAGTTCTGCTCGGTCCTGGGGACAACAGAATGGTAGAACTGTATTTCCCTCTCTGTAGGTATGATGCTCCTACTTCTGTCAGATAAATCATAAGCAACATTTGACTGTGAGCATTATAAAGCTAATGAGGTAGCcatgacatagaaaaataaaatagaaaagaaactcatagaagtaagaacagtattctgcacatgctttatctaatccagtcatttagaaactattgatgaaaatcaaaagcatgagAAACCAAATATGGCTCCGAAGAGGCAGAAAAGCCAGTAGATCTTAGGACAATACTGGAGGACTGAGGAGAGAGCAGGGTTGGACTTTAGAAATAACAAGGCAGCTGGAATTTTAAGGAtcaaaatcccagagatgggaaagATTCAGAGACTCGAGCTCAATTCAGCAACAGTGGTCCCTTGACGTTATCACATTTTCCACGTAGGTAGACAAGGCAAGATTTTAAGAAGTCAAGCAAAAGCTAACTGAAGTCAAAGCAAAGACTCAGGAGTCTTGCAATGCTGAGGagataaaactgaggttcagaacccACCAAAGAATAGTGGCCCGGTGGAAAGCTAATGATATCAATTAGGACACTGGAGGtttctatatgtatctgtgtCCACGTGAATGTGTGTTAGGAAAGTTGATGAAACAGCTACCTTGATGGAAAcatctataaagaaggaaaatgagtatgaagcttgtgcaatgactgaagatcaataagctgatctttccttctgctccttacCTGGGAATAGGAAATTCTCTCTTGAAAAAAGGACAGTTGACCGTTCAACAATACAAGACTTAGAGACACCGACTCCCTATGCAGTCAAAAATTCACATATCACTTGATAGGCGGCCCTTCCTATCTATGGTTctgcatctgaggattcaaccaaccacggatcatgcagtgctgcagttgttgggaaaaaatccatatataagtggatctgtgtaatctaaatccaggttgttcaaaggtcaactggaatgtcattatgattctctacaacttgtcatatcccaagtctggtgttcatcaaagaaccaccaagactcccaagaaaaggagaattagaataaaaaacagaatcagaatcatggatgacctagatattaaagttcaaatatattttgataaatattaccaagttcaggaaaatagatgacaaggtagagaatttaactagacaactagaaactgattaaagttgaactgacagaattcaaaattaaactcagtAGTGGACCAAACACAggtgaagaaagataaatgaactggaagacagagtagcagtaaaaatattaagactaaacgtggaaaacaaaaaggataaaaaagtacagaaaagagcatttgaaacatatgggccacagtaaacattttcatcatatgtttacattggagtccaaagagaaaagaagagagagattcgggcgagaacaatatttagaaataatagctgagagttctcaaaaactaaaaagaatatatcaagccataaattcaacaagcactaaaaaacgcaacaagagtaaatataaagaaaccgTATCTAACACCACCAGAGTACAATttacaaatagcaaagaaaaacagaacaccttagaagtaaccagaggaaaaacaacagttgACCTTTCAACAATGCATGAGATTAAGATTACTGCTTACTTCTcaacaaaaatgattaatactagaaaataatggaaagtgctaaagaaaataactgctcactgagaattctagaggcagagaaaatgttgtttggaagatgaaataaggaaatctgcaaacaaagaaaatttagagaatatgttctcatcagaaccaactgaaagggagacccgcaggcagaaggaaacttatcatagaggaaaataaggacttgacaaagggattaaatagaacagaaaggaagcgtaagtgaataaatctgaataaaatctaactgcacataagagtaataatgaaatatataaaaattagaatgcattaaaacaagaggaagaggaaaaagtaataaaataaatttaaggtctcAGCACTGCTTGAGAAGCAGTAAAAGAGCTAATAAGTCACGGGGCATGTGTAATTGCTACCTATATAAGCATTGTGAgctaataaagggaaaatggagtttgatgaatttaaaaggaagagccagaggaacataaaaaggaaggacaagcagaaaacaaggagtaaaaggtctataataagatacgttaactgtaaatagtcacattaaagggcagagattttttgaaacaaacaaaaatcttaattctatGCCCCTTACAAGACACCATAGTCAGACTGCAAGTTAAAGGATGCAAAAATTATGTcataaaaacaataagcaaaactgaaaaaaaaataatgggagatttgaaag
This genomic stretch from Muntiacus reevesi chromosome 4, mMunRee1.1, whole genome shotgun sequence harbors:
- the LOC136167501 gene encoding nuclear pore-associated protein 1-like, with product MAEEPRRRRCSWLLASQRSWRGPHRCWTTPGRGVFDHERSKKLGRRSPSFTFYSRVIWRTICPIRAIYCVNFCLCSAAGARWAGAHWFCALGVPPHLAGVTPAAPAPALQPGRRLLNQDPVPSSSGFYSMSKRWYPIQQAGYSHVGGLPLANLRERPKQQPVLSTRNSMMFGPSRTVRIPPPGRKITLLRSLPELPVQVAKAGKPVPTSHRPLPRAKESKAMVQEDQREGVTEEEGHTEAEGEDNGKMSPDRSGAMTMTPRPQETGGLLPPLHCPPEPPNLLPGHPGGNFSEKAQVSRMKPSSQSPAICSDGTAGDGRPPSQPGPLATVLSAPSPRCSLLPERPGELVLGEDHQPGCPESPMSGKVLQREPPSDTPRRSSSPLGAAGSGRPRKRTMPPPLFLPLPPLLPPLPLPWGRSDLPPPPKLPAMIRAKTRGTLKQNRDRQRNRILRDARKAMRRRSAAPPAPGTTGSLPPVSHTLQVPPTTTNLADLSSRFPNLAGLPPCLTPYMDRVARHTAPVDSHSASPADALPPVSNPTVGTTLKEDAGTACAVRATPPSISDLSTPLSTPTLPFQPPSDKNESPTPMCVDSPPPSYLLTPLPDRPIAPPATTSTGVPFTTTVTASPSVTFLSPSDQDVTDMDTTPPAHAVTFQSPPGIGVEQIRTAGRPDTTSAICANGLLPCFNL